One Triticum dicoccoides isolate Atlit2015 ecotype Zavitan chromosome 4B, WEW_v2.0, whole genome shotgun sequence genomic window carries:
- the LOC119290871 gene encoding 17.9 kDa class I heat shock protein-like: MSLIPRGNAFDPFSLDLWNPFDGFPFGSGSSGGGGSLFPSFPRISSETAAFAGARIDWKETPEAHVFKADVPGLKKEEVEDGNVLQISGERNKEKEEKTDTWHRVERSSGKFLRRFRLPEDAKVEQIKAAMENGVLTVTVAKEEAKKPEVKSIQISG, from the coding sequence ATGTCGCTGATTCCCCGCGGCAACGCCTTCGACCCCTTCTCCCTCGACCTCTGGAACCCCTTCGACGGCTTCCCCTTCGgctccggcagcagcggcggcggcggcagcctctTCCCCTCGTTCCCGCGCATCAGCTCCGAGACCGCGGCCTTCGCCGGCGCGCGGATCGACTGGAAGGAGACGCCCGAGGCGCACGTGTTCAAGGCGGACGTGCCGGGGCTGAAGAAGGAGGAAGTGGAGGACGGCAACGTGCTCCAGATCAGCGGCGAGCGCAACAAAGAGAAGGAGGAGAAGACCGACACGTGGCACAGGGTGGAGCGCAGCAGCGGCAAGTTCCTGCGCAGGTTCAGGCTCCCGGAGGACGCCAAGGTGGAGCAGATCAAGGCGGCCATGGAGAACGGCGTGCTCACCGTCACCGTGGCCAAGGAGGAGGCCAAGAAGCCCGAGGTCAAGTCCATCCAGATCTCCGGATAG